The window GTTGCCCAATGCTTGCCAGTACAGGCAATCTAACGCGCCGAGCGCCAGCGCGATTTTGATGCTGTCGCCCGTTTTGGCCTTGAGTAACAGGCTTAACTTATGGCTGCGATAATGATTTAGCAGATGGCGAAACGCCGCTGATTGAGTCATTTAGGCCACCTGCTTCGGTTGCAAAGGGCTTGTTTGCAAAGGGCTTAATTGCAGCTTGGCCCAGTCGATGGCTTTAATGGCCTCGACCGTAGCGGCGATTTGCTCTAGCTTCTTTTGCCCGCGCATAAAGTTCGACAGTTCAATACCGTGGCGAGCCGCCGCACGTTCGGCGGGCAGGGCGCTGGTGTAATGCAGCGTTAACGCGGCAATCACCTCGGGTGAACTAATGCGGGTAAGCGATAGCAATAACGCAACGCGCTCTTGTGATTCAAAGCCTGGGAGTAAGTGGTTCATGCTGCACCGCCTGTGGTACTGATCACCCTGAACTCGACCACCCACACCCACGGGTTAGCATCAACGTTGTGATAGATTTGCTCCCAAGTGCGCAGGAATGCGGTGCGCGGCTTCTCATACCAGCCCGCCGATTTCGCCGCGGCAGAGCATGAATGATCAAAACCCTCTTTTATGGCATCGTCTTCTGAGATCTCATTTAATCGCTCAACCCGAACGGCAGTGACTTCAAGCAGAATGCGCGCCGCCCAGCGTGGCATGTGGATAGACGGAATAAACCCGCGATACTCAGCGCCACGATAATCAAAGTCTTCATCACCCGTGCCCGCTGTTAATCCGCCACAGACATAATGCAAATCAGGCCAGTGTGCTTTGGTCATTGCCTCACGCACCCACAGCTGATCACCAAGCGTGCCGAACGGTGAAACAAACGCGCAATCTTCACTGCTAACCCCAAAAACATCATCATTTGCGGGTTGATAGAATCCGCGCTTATCAATGACTGTCGGTGTATACCATTCGGCATTTGTAGAAAATGGCGCCCATTCATCATGCGGCTGAGCTTTAAACACTCTCCGCGTTTGGGTTTTACGGCCATCAAGAATGGCGCGCACCATTTCGGTGTTGAAGATAATAGGGCGCTGTTTCATGCTTTCACCTCTGCCTTAGTCAGTGACAGGATCCAGTTGCGTAGCTCAATCATTTGAGGGCACAAATACATTGACGCGACATAGGTATATAGATGTGGGTAATCATGTTGCTTACGCCTGATAAACCAATTCGCATCGGCTTCGGTGAGGCAGGATTTAATGACCTCTTCAATTTCTTGAAAGTGAAGTTTGGTGAGGTTTGATGGCAAATCGTAATGATCTGAATCAACATCAAAATCTTCGATAAACGCTTGAGTGAATACGTCGGCAAATGATTCGATTTCATCGTGATAAGATTCGATCTTGTCGTTCTCGAATAACCACGTTTTGCACCATTCGGCATCATGCTCTAGCAACCATTCAGCAAGGTTACTTTTATCGCCATCATCAGAGCGATAGAGCGTTGAATAATCACCATCTTCCCCGTAAAAAATCTCCCAGTGATGTTCGTTGTAGTCTTTTTCGGTGAGCAAATAGCGCTTGCAGCGCACTTGCCAGATTGGCTCCGCAGTAATGCGATTATCTTGTTGGTGCATTTGCTGAGACATTTCAAGCAAGAATGCGGGGATTTCGATGTGTTGGCTCATGCTGATTTCCTTATCTTTTAACCAAGAAACGGTGCAAACCTTTGGCGGCACGAATGGCGACAGTGCGGTCGGTGGTAAACTTGCCACCGGGCAACATCCAACCTTCCTTAAACGCGACGATATGGCCAACGCCGATTTTGATATCGCTGTGTAGCGGTTTGTCATCAGTTAACATGCTGCTTTCCTTCTCTCGTCATCACACTCAGCCGAGCTAAGCTGCGGCTTCGCCGTTAAACACCACCAGATTGATGATGGGTTTCTTGGTTTTGGGGTTCACCTTGTCCGACAGCTTGTGATAGCGAATATGCACATCGCGGTGGGCTTCTTGGGTCATGGCTAACACGATATATTGCTGGCACAGCGCGGGCGTCGATAACGAATGCGACAGGCGTTGTGGCTTCATGGTTTCAAACAAGTGCTGCGCCATATCATTCAACTTAGCTTGGTACTCGTCGGGGCTCAGTTGACGGCGGTTAGGGTGCGCGCCCACTGAGGTGCTGCACTTTTTGGCCGCTTGATTTTTCGCTAAGGTCATGGACACGCCGTAAACAAAAAACATAAATGCCTCCAACAAGGTGAAACTGTCGCCGTTATCGTTATCGGGATATGGACCATCACCCCTTGGTTGCTTTGCTTTGGCTGCTTTGCTTAGATAGCCTAAATCGTGAATGTTCGCGGCGGCTCTGCGGCTCTACTGCGTTAGTGGCCGACGGGCGTGGCTGTCGTCATCGTGTGCAGCGGATGCACATTAGTGACGGCTTGCGAGTCGTTACGCCACACCATCACCTTGCCGTACAAACCTTGTTGGGGCTCAGTAAAGCGCAGGCAGAAGTTCAGCCCGAGTTCGCCCGTGTGGCGAATAAACTGGCGGTAAAAGGCAGGGCTAGGGTGGTGATAGGCAAAATGCTTGACCAGCTCGGCGCAACGGACTTGCACCCGTGGGCAATCCATCGGGTCGGTGTGGCCCTTGGCTAGCGCCATCAAGCAGGCAAAACGTATTGCAACCAGTAGACGAAACTCATCGCGTTGCTTAGGTGTGGTGTGAACTTTCGCTAGAATCATTTCCTTGTCCTCGGCTGTCGAATTTTAAGTTGTGTTGATCTAGATTAGTTTTAGCTATACCAATCATTCGGTTAGCTTTGTGTTCAAGCAAAATTTGACAAATGGCAGTGTTAAAACAGTTCCCGTCAATGCCGTCAGAACGGAGCATGGTTGAACGTATTACTGATCACTTGCACAGTTAAGCCACTTTTGGTTCTGATTGGTTAAATCTTATTGGTAATCTCCATAATAATATAGCTAAAGCTATTCGAGGTGTAAATACCCAAAGCAATAAATATTGCTTTGGGTATTATTGTTTGTCCTAAAAAGTGATTTATTTTTCGTTTGGTAATGAATTTTATGGAAGAGGTGGTGGTGAGTTGATGTCAGTTTTACGATTTAAAAAATTAGGCCGTAAAACACAGCAGGGGGATGTATAAAAACCGCCATAGAGGTTTTTATACATATTACGTTTATGCAGCAGTGCTTAAAATGATGCTCGCAGCTTCTTCTATAGAGTAAACGGGTTGAATTTTTACATCATAAGTATCAGCTAAATCTTGAAGTGTTAAAAAAGCACTGTGTATTGTCTGAATATTCTTATCACTGTATGCCGGGTCATCATCCGTCGGGCGGAAAATTAGCATCTCATGACTGTCGCGCTCAAAAAAGTTCCCATGTTTTTTTATGAGTGATAAATCGCTAATTTTTGCCTTACTATCAATAACTAAAGTGTTTAAATTCTGGGGAAAAAGCTTCCCTGTATTAATAGCCGCCGTATCACTTAGGTAGAAGATTTTGGCAGGTCGATGTCCATCTTCAAAACTATAGTTTTGATTGAAAAAAATCTGCCTTCTGGGGTCTTTACTAAGTACTGCATCAATTAGCTGGGTAGACCATTTATCTTTTCCAATGTCTGATTTTAGTGCGATGCTCTCAGCTTCATCATGTAATGATGACAAGCTTGATGATAATGATACAGCTTGGCGTAAGATGCCTGCTGTTGTAGCTGAGGCTGCTGCTCTTTCGATACCAAGTGTTATACCAGAAACTGGAGCAACCCAACTATGAAATTCTCCAGTTCTTTTTAAGTGCTGTTCAAGGCTATTAGCTATCATCTCGACCATCTTATTAAATGATGGAGCTTTAGCATCATACATGGCATCAACAACTTCTTTCCTGATAGCAGGCTTTACTAATACATTGCCAGTGGAAGTTATTGTTGCAACGATAATAGTCAAACGTTCGCCTGAACCCAAGATAGGCTCTAAATATATAGATACCCACTTTGCTTTGATGGAAGGCAATGGAGGTACGTTTTTAAGAATAAAATCAATGTTTAGCATGGGAAATTCATCTGTGTCTGCATTGGTTTTATCTGCTGATAGAGCAAATGACTTATAACTCCGATTCGTAATGCTAAGAAGTTTAGCATCTGATGTTGTGTCTTGGCGTCGATTAATGAATCGGGAATTTGATCTTTTAGCCCATCGACTACAATATGCTTTTTGGCATCAGCCCAATCTCTAGAATGCTTAACTGTAGCTTGCAGAGCAATTTCATTGTGTGGATCAATGTTTGATTTAACAACATCTAACAATTGATTTAAATAGTAATCTACCCCCCATTGGTCAAAGCCTAGCCCAGGTGGAATAGCATTTTCATGGTCGATCAATATGAAGTCTTCACCATTAAAGAGTAAATTACCATCGTGCCTGTCACCCATTGCGATTAACTCATCAAAAAGAGCCGCGTCTCTTAAAATCGGCCAATTGGTAAGTTTTTCCATTACAGTGCTATCTGTTGAGTCAATAACGTATTGGGCTAGACTGGGATAAGCTGCATCAACACTAGCAAAGAAAAGCTTGTTGTTTTCATCAAAAAGTACAACTGGCTCAGGTATTGGGATTGACAGTGCACGGCCTAAAGCTGCACATATTACTTCAGTAGAAATTTCACGGGAGGATAATTCTTTTGCAAATACGACTACTTCTTCATAATCACCATTAGAAGTCATTAATGATGCAAACCCTTTTAGAGCTTGGTGTTGACCTTCACGAATCTTTTGGCAACCGGGGAGAAGCCTTCCTATTCTTATCACGTAAAAATCCTTTTAAATTTGATAAACTAAAAATACTTACTTTTTATAAATGCTGATATGTCTAAATTCACATCATGAGCGTTCGATTATAAAAAGTAAACGTTTACCATTTGCTATACATTAACCACCACTGCCACAGTGCTGTTTTTCTTGAATAGTTCTTAATGATGCAACTGATTGTCGAAGAAGTAGAACCAATATCAGCCAGTTCAATTTGATCACACAATAACTGAATACCAGAAAACTCTACCGATTATTTCTACTGATTCAGCAGGCTTGTCCTCGGGCTCATATTCATCACTATTAAAACTCAAAATATTTAGCTTATCTGGTGAAGAACGGCGAAGTACTTTAATGCGTTTCCATCCATTCTCATTGATGGCATAAATTTTCCCATCAACAATCTTTTTATCGTTTGTATTTACAGCAACAGTTGTTCCATCAGGTATGTATGGCTCCATGCTGTTTCCTCTGGCAGGGAAACAAATCACTCCAGAACCATCCGTATTAGCTCCAACTTTACGTAGAGTTGATTTAGAGAACCTTAGCTTGAAGCCATTGTAATCCTCATCATTAAAGGTTCCATCACCACAGGCAAATTCAACGTCTCGTAAGAATGGCACTTCAACTTCGTCACTATTAATTGGGGTTGAATCATCCCAAGCTTCAAGGGTACCCCATTCTGATTTATCAGGAATCTGTTGTTGTTTGTTTGAGAGTTCACCCAACCTCATGGGTTCGTGCCCATTGAGAAGCCATTCAGGACTCACTCTCAAAACTTTCGCAATTTCATAAAGCTTTCTGGTGTTTTTAGTTTTACCTGTTGTTAGTTTCCAGACGCTTGGTTGCGCCATGCCTATAGCCTCACCTAGTGATGCTTGAGTGTAACCAGCCTCATCCATGGCCGTTCTTAATCTATCCGCAAAAGATTCATTTTTATTCATAAGTGAAATTTATAGCCATAGTTATATCTCGTCAAATATCTAAAGCTATTTACATTGGCAATACCTTTGGCTATTATTTGGTTAATTTAAATGAGTGGAGGTATTTTATGGCTGTAAAAGCTATTGCACAGGCTATAAATGTATTAGGAAGTCAGCAGAAACTTGCTGATGCCTGCAACGTAAAGCAGCCATCAGTTTGTGCATGGCTTCATGGCCGGAAAAAAGTTTCAGCAGAAAATGCGAAACGAATTGAAAAGGCAACTCATGGAGCCGTTCCTGCATACAAGATCCGCCCTGACTTGGTCGATTTATTTCCACATCCAAATGAAGCTGCGTAATCACTTCATGCTTAATAGTGGTAACTATATGAAAATATTTATCTTTATTCATCAAATACTCTCAGTTATTCGTCAGTTTTATGCTGATGTGCGAAAGCATGAAGTAGGTATGCATTCAGGAACCATGTCTAAACAGATCTTTGCACTCTTTAGCAAAGTTAAATCTGAAAATGACAATGGTTGCTTACAGCTACGTGATGCAACTTATTTTGTTCACACCATAGGCAACCACTTGAATTTAAAAGCGACTCTATCAGACCGTCAATACTACCAATCCAAACTCATTTGTACTTCCTACAACTGTAAATTAACAGAGAGAGGCTTATTAGCATGAAAACCCATTCACGAAAAAAAGATAGCCGTTTGAATTTGTTGATGAAAACGATTCATCGGGTGTTGGAGTTACCCAAGATGACGCGCTTTGCGCTGGCGATTGATTTTGTTGCGGCAGTTGAGCGCCTTGGGCTGAGTGAGGTATTAGCGGCGGAGGGCATTAGCTTTGCGAGCACGCAAGACGTGCACAACGATGCGCGAATTAATGCCCAAAAGCTGTTCCGTTGGCTTGGCCAGTACGAGGGCCAACATCCGCAGGCGGATCGCTTGTTTCATGTTGAGCAAGCACTGGTGGCGGCATTGCCCGAGCAATTGCGAGTGCAGTATCTCAACGATGTATTTGGCTGCACTGGGGTGACGGTAATAGCGGACCGCATGAATGATGGCCATGTGCTGCATGTGGCCGATATGGCGGCATCGTTAACCAAAGAGAACGCCGAGGCGCAAGTGGCGGTGATCCATTTGGGTCCGGCGCCGAAGCGCGAGCAGTTAGTGGCGGCGCACCGCGAGTTAAAAGAGTCGGCGGCAACCACGCAAGCGAGTATGGCAGCGTTAGAGCTGGCGTATCCGTATTTAGCGAGTCATGGCGGTAAGGCGGCGCAATACGCGGCCGAGAAGTGACAGCGATGCCGCAATCGAACCTTAACATCAATGTTATCGCCAGTGCTAAGACTGAGCTGCATCAGCAGTTGATCCGCTTGGGCGACATGATCGGCGACGGTTTGCACTTAGAACCCGATGGCAAATGGATTGCGAAAGAATATGTAAAAGTGGCGCGGGCGTTAGGTTATCGGCCAAAACGCGCGAATCACAGCGCACAGATTAATGCGGTGATGCTTAAGCGGGTAGCTGATGTGCCGTGTGGCCAGTGCGGTTTGGCTTTAAAGCAAACCAAGTCGGGCTCAAAACGCGCCGTGTGTGCCAATGGGCATAAGTGGCAGTTGTTGAAATGACTTGTTGGAATGAGCTGTTGAAATGAAAGAAGGAGTGAATGACATGTTCACAAATCAGTTAAGTGATAACTGGGCGCGTAAAAAACGCCGTTATCAAATTGCCCGCCACAGTTTGGCGACCGATGCGGGCTTGATACCTAAGATCATGAAGTGAGGAGGATAACGATGTTTGATCCTGAATGTTTAATTTGTTGTTTGGAGGGCGGCGCCGCGTGTTCGGTACATGGGCAAGTTGGCCGTGCTGATGGGCCTGCCGTGGCTGCGCTTACCGAGATGGAAACCGCGCAAGTGACGTTACTCATGATGCAAGCAAAGCAGTTAATGCTTAAGGCGATGGCGCTTAAATCTAAGTCGAACATGCCTAATAGCACTGAGCCTAATGTGCCTGAGCTTAGCGCGGCAACCTCTGAACGGGCAGCGTTAAGTGGCGTGAACATGGGCAAAGACATTGCCTGTTTTCATGGGCATACCACGGCGGAGTTGTTTAAGCGAACGCAGGTGGGCCGAA of the Shewanella baltica genome contains:
- a CDS encoding ead/Ea22-like family protein, with translation MSQHIEIPAFLLEMSQQMHQQDNRITAEPIWQVRCKRYLLTEKDYNEHHWEIFYGEDGDYSTLYRSDDGDKSNLAEWLLEHDAEWCKTWLFENDKIESYHDEIESFADVFTQAFIEDFDVDSDHYDLPSNLTKLHFQEIEEVIKSCLTEADANWFIRRKQHDYPHLYTYVASMYLCPQMIELRNWILSLTKAEVKA
- a CDS encoding XRE family transcriptional regulator, whose protein sequence is MNKNESFADRLRTAMDEAGYTQASLGEAIGMAQPSVWKLTTGKTKNTRKLYEIAKVLRVSPEWLLNGHEPMRLGELSNKQQQIPDKSEWGTLEAWDDSTPINSDEVEVPFLRDVEFACGDGTFNDEDYNGFKLRFSKSTLRKVGANTDGSGVICFPARGNSMEPYIPDGTTVAVNTNDKKIVDGKIYAINENGWKRIKVLRRSSPDKLNILSFNSDEYEPEDKPAESVEIIGRVFWYSVIV
- a CDS encoding transcriptional regulator; protein product: MAVKAIAQAINVLGSQQKLADACNVKQPSVCAWLHGRKKVSAENAKRIEKATHGAVPAYKIRPDLVDLFPHPNEAA